In Paenibacillus sonchi, a single genomic region encodes these proteins:
- a CDS encoding MMPL family transporter: MAKILYRLGFWSAKNRLKVLLGSITLLVAAAIVALSMGVHFGEETSIPGLASQKTLEVMEKEFPNPQSGLGKTQLVLKAPDNERLSSETAKQLVTAKLKEVAADPEVTSVVSPYDNHSLNADSTIGYATITYAVPGDEVTDESKDSVNEIAESLRDAGWQAELIGDGYVKMATSSPTEALGVLLALVILAVALGSILTGVLPIVTAGLGLGFGIMLIIIGTSFLDIPSFALSLAGMLGLAVGIDYALFIIARYRQQLAEGYERREAIAIANGTAGSAVVFAGVTVMIALVGFSFVGVPFLTAMGMAGALTVFTAILMTIFVVPAILDLLGARLKRLPSGQAASRSRRAAVICGEDSLPVSL, translated from the coding sequence ATGGCAAAAATATTATACAGACTGGGGTTTTGGTCGGCGAAGAACCGGCTAAAAGTCCTTCTGGGCAGCATTACGCTTTTAGTGGCAGCGGCGATTGTAGCGTTATCGATGGGAGTTCATTTTGGTGAGGAGACTTCCATCCCCGGACTTGCCTCGCAAAAAACACTCGAGGTTATGGAAAAGGAATTTCCAAACCCCCAGAGTGGACTCGGTAAAACCCAACTGGTGCTGAAAGCTCCGGACAATGAAAGGTTATCCTCTGAGACTGCAAAGCAGCTCGTTACCGCCAAACTCAAGGAAGTGGCAGCAGATCCCGAGGTGACATCAGTAGTAAGTCCGTATGACAATCATTCATTGAATGCGGACAGCACCATCGGATACGCAACAATTACCTATGCGGTACCAGGCGATGAAGTAACAGATGAATCTAAAGATTCAGTTAATGAGATTGCAGAGAGCCTTCGTGATGCCGGCTGGCAGGCTGAATTGATTGGAGACGGTTATGTAAAAATGGCGACCAGCAGTCCGACCGAAGCGCTCGGCGTGCTTCTGGCCCTGGTAATCCTTGCTGTTGCACTTGGTTCCATCCTTACCGGTGTCCTTCCGATTGTGACGGCAGGTTTAGGGCTCGGATTTGGTATTATGCTGATTATCATCGGAACCAGTTTCCTGGACATTCCTTCGTTTGCTTTATCACTGGCAGGTATGCTTGGATTGGCTGTAGGTATTGACTATGCTTTGTTCATTATCGCCAGATACCGCCAGCAGCTTGCAGAAGGTTATGAGCGGCGGGAAGCGATTGCCATCGCGAACGGCACGGCTGGGAGTGCGGTTGTGTTTGCCGGAGTAACGGTTATGATCGCTCTGGTCGGTTTTTCCTTCGTTGGAGTACCGTTCCTTACGGCTATGGGTATGGCTGGTGCACTTACTGTATTTACCGCAATACTTATGACGATATTCGTTGTACCGGCAATTTTGGACCTGCTGGGGGCAAGGTTAAAGCGCCTGCCAAGCGGGCAGGCAGCAAGCAGAAGCCGGCGGGCCGCGGTAATCTGTGGGGAAGATTCGTTACCGGTCAGCCTTTAG
- a CDS encoding extracellular solute-binding protein has product MFIPWNGIENDLAKQGALADLTDLLPKYAPHVYDRIPQEIWDVVKSSDPTGQGKIYYIPAVTLTSDYGGFIRQDWLDKLGLSMPKTQEEYVKVLTAFRDQDPNGNGQKDELPVSGRELGRWMDNIFGMYGVAMFEGYPAWDLYDGELTYSGVTPNMKDALQFMNKLYKENLLDNNTFLNKGNDWWSRITSEKVGTWFHNAHGVQITAIDPIAKVNPDVKIAALPAISAEGYKGFTTHTNIGAPTWAVANKSEETTINVLKVIDWINNPANAKATNLGIEGMHYTEENGKIKVSAAEKNTQENILYPSITDKESVEALHELTLNILEDDQKWAEDMKYQITMDIQPAAKTIAGDGIPSSIYEGFADIKNHTLYQEYMTKIIIGELPIDAFDEFVDKWKKTGGDEVTKRARAWYSQLNK; this is encoded by the coding sequence TTGTTCATCCCTTGGAACGGCATTGAGAATGATTTGGCTAAGCAAGGTGCTCTGGCTGATTTAACAGACCTTCTGCCCAAATACGCCCCGCATGTGTATGACCGGATCCCGCAAGAGATTTGGGATGTCGTGAAAAGTTCTGATCCGACCGGCCAAGGGAAAATTTACTATATTCCGGCAGTTACATTGACAAGCGATTACGGCGGCTTTATCCGCCAAGATTGGCTCGATAAGCTTGGTTTGAGCATGCCGAAAACCCAAGAGGAATATGTGAAAGTTCTTACTGCATTCCGGGACCAGGATCCAAACGGCAACGGTCAAAAAGACGAGCTTCCTGTCTCCGGACGGGAACTCGGAAGATGGATGGATAACATCTTTGGCATGTACGGGGTGGCAATGTTTGAGGGTTACCCTGCATGGGACTTATATGATGGGGAGTTAACATATTCCGGAGTTACCCCTAATATGAAGGATGCTTTACAGTTTATGAACAAGCTGTACAAGGAAAACCTGCTTGATAATAATACATTCCTGAACAAAGGCAATGACTGGTGGTCCAGAATCACTTCGGAGAAAGTAGGTACCTGGTTCCATAACGCTCATGGTGTACAGATTACAGCTATTGATCCGATAGCCAAAGTAAATCCGGATGTGAAAATTGCTGCACTGCCGGCTATTAGCGCCGAAGGGTACAAAGGGTTCACCACACACACCAACATTGGCGCTCCAACTTGGGCTGTTGCCAATAAATCGGAAGAAACTACGATTAATGTGCTCAAAGTTATCGACTGGATAAACAATCCGGCCAATGCCAAAGCAACAAACCTGGGGATTGAAGGCATGCATTATACAGAAGAAAATGGGAAAATAAAAGTTTCTGCCGCTGAGAAAAACACCCAGGAAAACATCTTGTACCCTTCGATTACCGACAAGGAAAGTGTTGAAGCTCTTCATGAATTGACCCTCAACATTCTTGAAGATGATCAGAAGTGGGCTGAAGATATGAAATATCAGATTACAATGGATATTCAGCCTGCGGCTAAGACGATTGCCGGTGACGGCATCCCTTCCAGCATCTATGAAGGCTTTGCCGACATCAAGAACCATACACTTTATCAGGAATACATGACGAAGATTATTATTGGTGAACTGCCGATTGACGCCTTTGACGAATTTGTAGACAAATGGAAGAAGACTGGTGGAGATGAAGTCACCAAACGGGCAAGAGCGTGGTACTCCCAGCTAAATAAATAG
- a CDS encoding sensor histidine kinase: MFRTFRPFKLSVRLFMMNSALCVIPLLCLAVIYSYVSISNVREVSTNFINLFSTQLNSSIESYIMELDNITRTTFDDNNVTSFLNKEEYASLSEKITGKLAIDKFLYKMAILKPDVYQIMLVSNQNTVYSYSNTSHTVDGNILASQAWFQEIRNANGQLVVVPVHKQPYSSQGTNTDVFSVGRLIRDSTGSYGVIIFEIEPYQLLKFNSLQQTIKNNIYQAGITITTLNGDPIFSTEPDRSGEVGNSDYLTIRNEIPAAGMVTSVIIPKKVLYEKIHRFLLIALISGISILAVVFLFSYLFARKVSAPIKRLAQTMREAELGQYNVLPLTDRHDEIGLLNRSYNKMISTIKELIEDVYMSQLMHKQAQFSALQSQINPHMLFNTLESIRMTAAINGDKEVVQMVKRLGKMFRFNLAREGKANFISDEVDFIENYIALQNVRYKNRFVLQTDMDPKVMATPVIRFIFQPIIENSIIHGFTQKQQDWIIVIKGYMKGDDRIVLQFTDNGIGIDPDKLRMLNALLDAPPSIKPEASIGIGLQNIKDRIKLQYGNGYYLQIRSDEEFTTVEIMIPAQMKG, encoded by the coding sequence ATGTTTAGAACATTCCGGCCTTTCAAATTAAGTGTCCGCTTATTTATGATGAACTCCGCTTTATGCGTAATTCCTCTATTATGCCTGGCTGTGATATATTCCTATGTCTCTATCTCCAATGTCAGAGAGGTCTCGACAAACTTTATCAATCTCTTTTCCACCCAGCTGAATTCAAGTATTGAGTCCTACATTATGGAGCTGGATAATATCACCAGGACCACATTCGACGACAATAACGTTACCAGTTTTCTTAACAAGGAAGAATACGCGAGCCTGTCCGAAAAGATTACGGGAAAGCTCGCCATTGATAAGTTTCTCTATAAGATGGCAATTCTAAAACCAGATGTATATCAAATTATGCTGGTAAGTAATCAAAACACTGTGTATTCCTATAGCAACACGTCCCACACGGTTGATGGGAATATACTGGCTTCGCAAGCATGGTTTCAGGAGATACGTAATGCAAATGGCCAACTTGTCGTCGTTCCAGTCCACAAACAACCATACTCCAGTCAGGGAACGAATACAGATGTATTTTCCGTAGGCCGGCTAATTCGCGACTCAACGGGCAGCTATGGTGTGATCATTTTTGAGATTGAGCCATATCAACTGCTTAAATTTAATTCGCTCCAACAAACCATTAAGAATAATATCTATCAGGCGGGAATTACGATTACTACCTTAAACGGTGACCCTATATTTTCAACGGAACCGGACCGTTCGGGCGAAGTCGGTAATTCAGACTATTTGACCATACGAAATGAGATCCCGGCAGCCGGAATGGTAACCTCAGTGATTATTCCTAAAAAAGTACTATACGAAAAAATCCACCGTTTTCTGCTAATCGCATTAATCAGCGGAATTTCCATTCTAGCCGTTGTCTTCCTTTTCTCTTACTTATTTGCCAGAAAAGTATCCGCCCCAATCAAACGGCTGGCACAGACAATGCGGGAAGCCGAACTAGGCCAATACAACGTACTCCCTTTAACGGACAGGCATGATGAAATCGGATTACTAAACCGGAGTTATAATAAAATGATTTCGACCATCAAAGAATTAATCGAGGATGTGTATATGTCACAGTTAATGCACAAACAAGCCCAGTTCTCAGCGCTTCAAAGCCAGATCAACCCCCACATGCTGTTCAACACGCTGGAAAGTATCCGGATGACCGCCGCTATAAACGGGGATAAGGAAGTTGTACAGATGGTAAAGCGGCTGGGAAAAATGTTCCGTTTCAACCTGGCGAGAGAAGGTAAGGCCAATTTCATCAGCGACGAGGTTGATTTCATCGAGAACTACATTGCACTGCAGAATGTACGTTACAAAAATCGCTTTGTTTTGCAAACAGATATGGATCCCAAAGTAATGGCGACTCCGGTTATCCGATTTATTTTTCAGCCGATAATCGAGAACAGCATTATCCACGGATTTACACAAAAGCAGCAGGACTGGATTATTGTGATTAAAGGCTATATGAAGGGTGACGATCGCATTGTGCTGCAGTTTACCGATAACGGTATTGGTATTGATCCAGATAAATTGCGGATGCTGAACGCTCTGCTTGACGCTCCACCCTCTATTAAACCTGAGGCGTCCATTGGCATTGGCCTGCAAAACATTAAGGACAGGATTAAGCTGCAATACGGTAACGGGTATTACCTGCAGATTCGGTCGGACGAGGAATTTACAACCGTAGAGATCATGATACCAGCGCAAATGAAAGGGTGA
- a CDS encoding DegV family protein: protein MINVHIFTDSLTTLPQDMIAGLNISIVQVYIVFSNAQVYRHTEDISTDKLT, encoded by the coding sequence GTGATAAATGTTCATATCTTCACAGATAGTCTGACAACACTTCCGCAAGACATGATTGCGGGGCTGAATATAAGTATAGTTCAGGTCTATATTGTTTTCAGCAATGCTCAAGTTTATAGGCATACAGAAGATATTTCTACAGATAAATTAACCTGA
- a CDS encoding ABC transporter permease, protein MNTVIIGGLKLLIGFPFPIILALMINEVRQIFFKRTVQTISYLPHFFSWVIIAGLTFDILSAGGIVNEIRSWFGADPILFMQKAGYFRFIVVLTGIWKEAGWGTIVLLAALSGINPQLYEAATVDGAGRFKQMWFITLPLLMPTVVILFLLNIGSFLDIGFEQVYNLLTPMTYEVGDIIDTYVYRAGIVEGQYSLSTAIGIFQSVIGLVLIVSCNKLSKKVSGEGLW, encoded by the coding sequence ATGAATACGGTCATTATCGGAGGTCTGAAGCTGCTTATCGGGTTCCCGTTCCCAATTATTTTGGCACTGATGATTAATGAAGTTAGACAAATATTTTTCAAAAGAACAGTACAAACAATCAGTTATCTTCCGCACTTCTTTTCCTGGGTTATAATTGCGGGCTTAACCTTCGACATTCTGTCAGCTGGCGGGATTGTTAATGAAATTCGTTCCTGGTTCGGGGCAGATCCGATTCTGTTCATGCAAAAGGCAGGGTATTTCCGGTTTATCGTCGTTCTGACGGGGATCTGGAAGGAAGCAGGCTGGGGAACGATTGTGTTGTTGGCTGCATTAAGCGGAATCAATCCGCAATTGTATGAAGCTGCTACAGTTGATGGCGCAGGCCGATTTAAACAAATGTGGTTTATCACACTTCCGCTTCTGATGCCGACAGTAGTCATTCTGTTCTTGCTGAATATCGGAAGCTTCCTGGATATCGGATTCGAACAGGTATATAACTTGCTCACCCCGATGACCTATGAAGTCGGTGATATTATTGATACCTACGTATATCGTGCCGGTATCGTTGAAGGCCAGTACAGCTTGTCCACAGCGATAGGTATATTCCAGTCGGTTATCGGTCTCGTTTTAATTGTTTCATGTAACAAGCTATCCAAGAAAGTGTCCGGGGAGGGTCTGTGGTAA
- a CDS encoding alpha-L-rhamnosidase C-terminal domain-containing protein, with amino-acid sequence MELEQLHEKLAQKSNRTGNSAVLKDRSWQAQWIWDVQQPESNPEMNHHLVYFRRTFQLPDGVISNLVVDITADSRYKFYVNGHSIAVGPCKGDSAVHYYETLDVSEYLQPGLNVLAVQVLHYPASQPFVEGKGGPKSIWRTQSGGLLVEACLCQVNGDEIEPLHTNEQWHVYRHQGYKNIPQTFIRWMGGVEEVDGAGAPFGWNEALFDDSEWPQAITFANTSKPAGNLSPWQLSPRPIPLLFEKERAFVKVTRTEGIAIQADKLLTLQQAESLRLVPGSKAVIELDAGELTTGYLTIGLRGGQGGIVRILCSECYEDSDSTEQQRKKSDREDTTGKLIGVTDIYHVAGSQDRTEIYEPFLFRTFRFVRLEMETAGQPLELVFIKYRETGYPLDVKASFECSDEEMNRIWNMSVRTLQRCMHETYEDCPYYEQLQYAMDSRLMMLFTYNLSADDRMARRTIADFYRSRLPSGLLQSRFPSMESQVIPSFCLYWVDMIADHYEHYGDVELVKQYRPAMMELMDWFQAQMTEDGIVGITSQRYWTYFDWVEAWPLGAPPESREQPMYMLSLMYAASLRKAAGLFKVTRWLDAADELDKRAGDISAAVRKAAWSKERKLFRELPDTEIYTQHSQIMAVLAGAVSGEEARLLLERTLAEPMHRVTLPFAYLLFQALKQTGLQHRTFELWDRWRAFLAQGLTTLPETEVNPRSDCHAWSAVPLTEFPAIILGMSSLLPGCKEIRIEPSPGKLKWAKGTVATVHGMIGVEWRIEGARFQLEVQLPDGISARIKLPDGTEKPISESATFDIRLEKFLETGEQ; translated from the coding sequence ATGGAGCTGGAACAATTGCATGAGAAATTAGCACAGAAATCGAATCGAACCGGGAATAGTGCTGTTTTGAAGGATCGTAGCTGGCAAGCGCAATGGATTTGGGATGTGCAGCAACCCGAATCCAATCCCGAGATGAATCATCATCTGGTGTATTTTCGCAGAACATTTCAACTGCCTGACGGCGTTATTTCTAACCTGGTTGTTGATATTACCGCAGATAGCCGGTATAAATTTTATGTCAACGGTCATTCCATCGCAGTAGGTCCTTGTAAAGGTGACAGTGCAGTACATTATTATGAAACGCTTGATGTGAGTGAGTATCTGCAGCCTGGTCTCAATGTACTGGCTGTTCAAGTTCTTCACTATCCGGCATCACAGCCCTTTGTGGAGGGAAAAGGCGGTCCGAAATCAATCTGGCGCACCCAATCCGGAGGTCTGTTAGTCGAAGCCTGTTTATGCCAAGTGAATGGAGATGAAATAGAACCACTGCACACTAATGAGCAGTGGCATGTTTATCGTCATCAAGGATATAAGAACATTCCGCAGACCTTCATTCGCTGGATGGGTGGAGTAGAGGAAGTGGATGGTGCAGGCGCACCTTTTGGCTGGAATGAAGCACTGTTTGATGATTCGGAATGGCCGCAAGCCATCACGTTTGCAAATACCAGCAAGCCTGCCGGGAATCTCAGCCCTTGGCAATTGTCGCCGAGGCCGATCCCGTTACTCTTTGAAAAAGAGCGCGCTTTTGTCAAGGTAACCCGAACCGAAGGTATCGCCATCCAAGCCGACAAGCTCCTTACCTTACAACAGGCTGAGTCACTCCGTTTAGTTCCGGGCAGCAAGGCGGTTATTGAACTTGATGCCGGAGAATTAACAACCGGTTATTTAACAATAGGCTTACGCGGGGGGCAGGGCGGCATCGTTCGCATTCTCTGCTCCGAATGCTATGAGGATTCTGACAGCACCGAGCAGCAGCGCAAAAAGTCAGACCGTGAAGATACCACCGGGAAACTGATTGGAGTAACCGATATTTACCATGTGGCAGGCTCACAGGACCGGACTGAAATCTATGAGCCCTTCCTATTCAGGACATTCCGGTTTGTCCGGCTGGAGATGGAGACGGCCGGGCAGCCGCTTGAATTGGTGTTTATTAAATACCGGGAGACTGGCTATCCGCTTGACGTTAAGGCTTCTTTTGAATGCTCGGATGAAGAGATGAACCGGATCTGGAACATGAGTGTCCGAACACTGCAACGTTGTATGCATGAGACTTATGAGGATTGCCCGTATTATGAACAGCTGCAGTATGCGATGGATAGTCGATTAATGATGTTGTTTACTTATAATCTGAGTGCCGATGACCGTATGGCCCGTAGAACTATTGCTGATTTTTACCGGTCACGGTTGCCTTCTGGACTTCTTCAGTCTCGCTTCCCTTCAATGGAGTCTCAGGTTATTCCTTCATTCTGTTTGTATTGGGTCGATATGATCGCCGATCATTACGAACATTATGGAGACGTAGAGTTAGTCAAGCAGTACCGGCCAGCGATGATGGAGCTGATGGACTGGTTTCAGGCACAAATGACTGAGGACGGTATTGTAGGGATTACGTCACAGCGTTATTGGACCTATTTCGACTGGGTAGAAGCTTGGCCACTTGGCGCACCGCCAGAGAGCAGGGAGCAACCGATGTACATGCTCAGCCTGATGTATGCAGCCAGTCTGAGAAAAGCAGCCGGTTTATTTAAAGTTACCAGATGGCTGGATGCTGCCGATGAGCTGGACAAGCGGGCTGGGGACATCAGTGCGGCAGTGCGGAAAGCGGCATGGTCAAAGGAACGGAAGTTATTCCGTGAATTACCGGATACCGAAATTTACACCCAGCATTCACAAATCATGGCGGTGCTTGCTGGTGCAGTAAGTGGCGAAGAAGCAAGACTTTTACTGGAGCGAACATTGGCTGAGCCTATGCACCGCGTGACGCTGCCGTTTGCTTACCTGCTCTTCCAAGCACTAAAGCAGACAGGTCTGCAGCACCGTACATTTGAATTGTGGGACCGGTGGAGAGCATTTCTCGCTCAAGGCTTAACTACGCTGCCGGAAACGGAAGTTAACCCGCGTAGTGATTGCCATGCATGGAGTGCAGTCCCACTCACGGAGTTCCCAGCCATTATTCTAGGTATGAGTTCTCTGCTTCCTGGATGTAAGGAAATTCGGATCGAGCCTAGCCCCGGAAAACTTAAATGGGCCAAGGGTACTGTAGCCACCGTTCATGGAATGATTGGGGTAGAATGGCGCATTGAGGGGGCGCGTTTTCAATTAGAGGTTCAACTTCCTGATGGCATTTCAGCGCGGATCAAGCTACCGGATGGAACGGAAAAGCCAATATCGGAATCTGCAACGTTTGATATACGACTTGAAAAATTTTTAGAGACAGGTGAACAATAA
- a CDS encoding LTA synthase family protein, which produces MNKMQVLRNKPILLFSFILLLKSAVAWYVVFDDGPDWNMVLTEIPIFMIVFSLIEWFARKRKILYYMIANLLITLIYFSVLMYYKYYGVIATYHALQQVKKVTNVGESTYSLIAPYYLLIFVDIVFFLFLLFRPKYITGWMKKASVRMNCKVLITLTAISLGLCTFNIWPHHASMNEHKKAESMGILGYELYTVIADTTEKEKLIDPKEITQQAINQLKGIEIPEVPKYWESNKGNNLIIVQMESFQNFLIGLTINGLEVTPNLNKLVKENTYFNNFYTNAGQGTTSDAEFVVNSSFYVPENKPATSSDYMNKKVPGLPRLLRDNGYFTATFHTNSVDFWNRAALYRAIGFEQYYDQSFYGDEDHIAFGSSDEVLFAKTIPELSRLDAKDQPFYAMVISMSAHHPFHIPEDKCKMKLPQNYEGTLLGDYIRAQNYADYAMGLFLEELKTSGLWDDSLIVFYGDHQGVPMYTLSVEEKEQLKLLIGHEYGYTDMFNIPFIVHSPGGKLPPVMNNTGGKLTFSRR; this is translated from the coding sequence ATGAACAAAATGCAAGTGTTAAGAAATAAACCTATTCTTCTATTTAGCTTCATCCTGCTCCTGAAAAGCGCGGTAGCCTGGTATGTTGTGTTTGATGACGGCCCCGATTGGAATATGGTTCTTACGGAAATACCCATTTTCATGATTGTATTCAGCTTGATTGAATGGTTTGCGCGTAAACGGAAGATTCTTTACTATATGATTGCCAATCTCCTTATCACACTAATCTATTTTTCTGTCCTAATGTATTACAAATATTATGGTGTCATTGCCACTTATCATGCTCTACAGCAGGTGAAAAAGGTTACAAATGTGGGTGAAAGCACCTATTCTCTGATCGCGCCTTATTATTTGTTAATTTTTGTGGACATCGTGTTTTTTCTGTTCCTTCTGTTTCGTCCAAAATATATCACGGGATGGATGAAAAAGGCTTCGGTCCGTATGAACTGTAAAGTATTGATTACTCTGACTGCAATATCGCTCGGACTCTGCACCTTCAACATCTGGCCTCATCATGCCAGCATGAATGAACACAAAAAAGCTGAAAGCATGGGGATTCTTGGCTACGAATTGTATACGGTTATTGCAGACACAACGGAAAAGGAAAAATTAATTGATCCTAAAGAAATTACACAGCAAGCTATAAATCAGTTGAAAGGAATAGAGATTCCGGAAGTCCCTAAGTACTGGGAGAGCAACAAGGGGAACAATCTTATTATTGTCCAAATGGAATCATTCCAGAACTTTTTGATCGGATTGACCATTAACGGACTGGAGGTAACGCCGAATCTGAACAAACTGGTTAAGGAAAATACGTACTTTAACAACTTTTATACAAATGCGGGCCAAGGGACGACATCTGACGCTGAGTTTGTTGTCAATTCATCTTTTTATGTACCTGAGAACAAGCCGGCTACTTCTTCAGATTATATGAATAAGAAGGTACCAGGCCTGCCGCGTCTTTTGAGGGACAATGGCTATTTCACAGCAACTTTTCACACGAACAGTGTAGACTTCTGGAACCGTGCGGCTTTGTACAGAGCGATCGGCTTTGAGCAATACTATGACCAGTCCTTTTATGGCGACGAGGATCATATTGCCTTTGGTTCTTCGGACGAGGTACTGTTCGCCAAGACCATACCGGAGCTGTCCAGGCTCGATGCCAAAGATCAGCCATTTTATGCCATGGTCATTTCTATGAGCGCTCATCATCCCTTCCATATCCCGGAGGACAAATGTAAGATGAAGCTGCCTCAAAATTACGAGGGTACGCTGCTCGGCGATTATATCAGAGCCCAAAATTATGCCGATTATGCGATGGGCCTATTTCTGGAAGAATTGAAGACCAGCGGGCTATGGGATGACAGCCTGATTGTATTCTACGGAGATCATCAAGGTGTTCCGATGTATACTCTCAGCGTAGAGGAGAAAGAGCAGTTGAAATTGCTGATCGGACATGAATACGGCTATACCGATATGTTCAACATACCGTTTATTGTACATTCCCCTGGCGGTAAGCTCCCTCCGGTTATGAACAATACGGGGGGCAAATTGACATTCTCCCGACGATAG
- a CDS encoding carbohydrate ABC transporter permease, translating to MQQLKLGEKSFQAVNVLLLVLFSIVMLLPLLSVAATSISSGLAVDRGEVQFWPVNVTLASWEQILSQKSLWLSMLVNTAATVIGTFICMVVSSLTAYPLSKSEFKPAKFIILLVVFAMIFKAPIIPYFLTLKSYGLYNSFWALVIPHTIVAYNLIILLTFFKQVPKELEEAGKIEGCGYFQTLFRIVLPISMPALVTVGLFYAVMIWNQFMHPIMFIDNPHLYPLQMKLRELITVTDLTSLASTFQDRTLINERTLRSATVLFAAIPILLVYPFLQKHFVKGAMLGSLKE from the coding sequence ATGCAGCAACTTAAATTAGGTGAAAAAAGTTTTCAGGCAGTTAACGTACTCCTGCTTGTCCTGTTTAGCATAGTAATGCTGCTTCCACTGCTGTCCGTTGCAGCGACTTCAATAAGTTCAGGACTCGCAGTAGACCGTGGGGAAGTACAGTTTTGGCCCGTTAATGTTACATTAGCTTCTTGGGAACAAATTCTCTCGCAGAAATCCCTCTGGTTATCCATGCTGGTGAATACTGCTGCGACAGTCATAGGCACATTTATTTGTATGGTGGTTTCGTCCTTAACGGCTTACCCGCTGTCAAAAAGTGAGTTCAAACCGGCGAAATTTATCATCCTGCTGGTTGTCTTTGCAATGATCTTTAAAGCGCCGATTATTCCATACTTTTTAACGCTGAAATCCTATGGTCTTTATAACAGCTTCTGGGCCTTAGTTATTCCACATACGATAGTTGCCTACAATTTAATCATTTTGCTCACGTTCTTTAAGCAGGTGCCAAAGGAGCTTGAAGAGGCGGGGAAAATTGAAGGCTGCGGCTATTTCCAGACTTTGTTCCGTATTGTGCTTCCGATATCAATGCCTGCCTTGGTTACAGTGGGGCTGTTCTACGCCGTTATGATTTGGAACCAGTTCATGCACCCGATTATGTTCATTGATAATCCGCATCTCTATCCACTGCAGATGAAGCTGCGTGAGCTGATTACGGTAACAGATTTGACTTCCTTGGCCAGTACGTTCCAAGACCGTACTTTAATTAATGAACGGACCCTCAGATCGGCAACGGTACTCTTTGCGGCGATTCCGATTCTTCTAGTATATCCGTTCCTGCAAAAGCATTTCGTAAAAGGCGCCATGCTCGGTTCTCTGAAGGAATAG